The Primulina tabacum isolate GXHZ01 unplaced genomic scaffold, ASM2559414v2 Contig777, whole genome shotgun sequence genome includes a region encoding these proteins:
- the LOC142534995 gene encoding NEP1-interacting protein 1-like — protein sequence MTGALIGQETESGFVRGASVGAISGAVYSIEVFESSLLLWQSDESGIQCLLYLIDVIVSLLSGRLVRELIGPAMLSAVQSQMGAVGTTFEDVPDIFDTGGANGLLVDTVEKFPKIRVARDDIVDTSGEGVSCSVCLQDFQLGETVRSLPHCHHLFHLPCIDSWLVRHGSCPLCRRVF from the exons ATGACTGGAGCGCTTATTGGCCAAGAGACAGAAAGTGGATTTGTTAGAGGGGCTTCGGTTGGTGCCATATCCGGTGCTGTTTACTCCATCGAAGTCTTTGAATCATCACTTCTTTTGTGGCAGTCCGATGAATCTGGGATACAGTGTCTCCTGTATTTG ATTGATGTGATAGTGAGCCTTCTAAGTGGCAGACTTGTCCGCGAGCTTATTGGTCCAGCTATGCTAAGTGCCGTGCAAAGTCAG ATGGGAGCTGTAGGAACAACATTTGAAGACGTTCCCGACATTTTTGACACTGGCGGGGCAAATGGTTTGTTAGTAGACACAGTTGAAAAGTTCCCAAAGATAAGGGTTGCAAGAGACGACATTGTTGATACTTCCGGAGAGGGAGTCTCTTGTTCTGTTTGCCTTCAG GACTTTCAGCTAGGGGAGACCGTGCGAAGTTTACCTCATTGTCACCACTTGTTTCATCTACCTTGCATCGACTCTTGGCTGGTGAGACACGGTTCTTGCCCGTTGTGTAGAAGAGTATTTTGA